ATGGAAATAGTTACGTGGGACCAGTATTGTGGGACGAACAGTTCGGTCTCGGGGAGAAGACTCTTTTCAAAGAATCGGGGGGTTTGAAGCTGAAGTACGAGCACTATCACAGCACCCCGTATCTCTATAATAGAGAGTTTGAGGAAGGAAAGTACATAAACCCGATCCGCTTCAACGCAGACGACATAGAGGGGGGGGCGTACCTTGTAATAAACGGCTTCTACGGGTTTCCGTACGGTCCCGATATCTCACTTGACCTTCTAGCCCTTTCTTATGAAACACGTAGGATTTTCACGGAATTGCGTATTGAATACATAAGGCAGGGTTCCTACAGGATAGAAGATTTCTACGGTGAACCGTTTGAATTTGACTGGTACAGACTCGCACAACCGATCACCGGAAAAGCGAGGCTCTCTCTGAACTTCCATTACAGCCCTGATGAAAAGCAGGAGGTCACCCTCTCTGCTTCTATGGCATTGGGCGGAAAATCGGAATTCAGTCTAAAAATAGGTTACGGGAGACTCTTCAACTTCCTGGAGTTCTGAGCCTCTTGCTTGTAAAGTCTATTTTTCGAACGAAGCCATCGAGAATTTCTCATTGCCTTTGTTTAACCAATGCGCTTCAAATATCTTCAGATCTTCTTCCAAAGATAACCTGAAACTCTCTTCGCATGATCCGAAGAAGTCGATCGGGCTCACAGAAATGAAGCCTTTGTTCACGTTCACGTAGTCGAGATCCTCCTCATGGGAATCGTGAAGGATCTCTTTCTGCATCCAGAACTCCTCTTCACCCCATTCGTTGACTTTCTTGTCGAACCAGCGCCTTTTTATGAGACCGCCCGGTCTCGTGCAACTGATTCCCCGGATCTTGTCTCTTGGTATCGCAGGCACGTTAACGTTAAGAACGGTATGTCTCGGGAGCTTGTTCCAGTTGTACTCCCTGACAAAGTTCTCAGAAAAGTCTACCGCTGCGATGAAGTCTGCATTCTCCTCACTTACTATAGAGATCGCCATCGCCGGGATACCCTGAGTTCTCGCTTCGAGCGCTGCAGAAAGCGTACCGGAATATCTTATGTCCACACCAAGATTCTGGCCGTGATTGATTCCGCTTACAACGAGGTCGAAGCTGTTGATACCCTTGATTGTAGTCGCTGCAATAACACAGTCGGCCGGTGTCCCGCTAGTACAGAACGAGGAAACATTCTCTATAGTATTTGTTTCCCGTATCCTCACTGGAGTCAACCAGGTTATCGAGTGACTTACCCCGCTTCGATTGCTCTCGGGCGCAAATATCGTTACTTCGTGAGACCTTGAGAGTCTCTTTGCTAGAGATCTTATTCCAGTCGCCTGGATTCCATCATCGTTAGTCAAAAGTATTTTCAAAAGAATTCACCACCATTCATATTGTAACGTAGATTTCGAATTCTTTCCCGGTCTCGGTTATGAAGATTCAATCGTACTCTATTCCCTGATCCCGGAGATTCGAGCTGTAGATAAGTTTTAATGAGCTTCTGAAGAATAGCAACAGCGGTAATATCCCGATTATTGAGGCGGCTCCAAAGAGATTCCAGGAGGTGTAGAAGCTTCTGACTTCTCCCACATAGCCGTAGATTTTCAGCGAGAAAGGCATAAGCTCCTGGCTGTTCAGCAGAATCAAAGGCATACTGAATGAGTTAAACGACGAAACGAGAACGTATGTAAGCAGGCCGCCAATTACGGGTAATGAAAGAGGAATCACAATTCTCAAGAAATAGCCTATTTCCGACAATCCTTCAATCAGAGAGACTTCCCGAAGCTCCTTTGGAATCGAGGAAAAAAACGAACCGAGAAGCAGTATTGTGAGAGGGAGCGACTGGATACAAACGACCATTCCTACACCAAAGAGACTGTCCGTAATTCCCAGTCTTTCGAAGACGAAATACATTGGAAGCAATGTATGCATTCCAGTGTACAGGCTTCCGAAAAGTATCACCGCGGCTATTCCGTTAACAAAGGGAGTTCTCTTTGTTGCGAGGAGGTATGAAAAGGGAATTCCCGCCAGAAGCACCATGACAAAAGCCCAGAAAGAGACTCCGATCGTATTGAAGATATTTGACAGAAGTCCGTCCGAGAGGACTCTCGAATAGTTCGAGAGGGTCGGCATGGTTAAAGAAGGCAGTATACTGGAGTCGGAAGCAAAAGAGAGAAAGAGGATATACAGTACCACAACGGCTGTGGGAAGCAGACAGACCGTTACTAGAACTCTCTTCAGCCATTCGGGCACCGAAAAATCAAATTGCGGGAGTCTGTATCTCAAAGAGAAAAGGATCAACGGCACGCTCAGCAGCGACGCAGGGATGATTCCGCTTATACCGCTCTGTGCCACACTGAAGATACTCAACATAACTTCGTACATCAGGAGAATGCCTACAAGTCTCCGGAAGCTCTTCTTGAAGCGGGGTATTATCAGAGGGAGAATCGCGTAGCCTGTAACTATGGGAATTATGTACCAGTTCCAGCCGGTCAGAAGCCCGAGAAAGACATGGGCGGCGCTGCTAAGAAAGAGAACCTGCCTGTGCCTCCTGGGAACCTCGCTTCTCGAGAAGAGAGCGCCAAGGATCCAGATGATCGCAAAGATGCCCACGAACACTGCGTAGGCAGAGAGAAGTCCGTAATCCTTTGCAGTGTTGAACTTTCTGAACAGCACTATTCCCAGAAAGGTTGTTGAACCGGTAAGAGTCTGCGG
This sequence is a window from Mesotoga sp. BH458_6_3_2_1. Protein-coding genes within it:
- a CDS encoding ABC transporter permease subunit; this translates as MSVVIPIFFALGLLPFILRRKWPMALPVAFILSIATVAPIAWALYVSFTEYGVFQTAPVLVGLKNYEAVIRDSGFKLSLRLTALWSTLKTTLEISISFFIALRLRKETRRSKAALLLLGVGWFIPSFITVSGWRAFVQGYGGYSLLNTLLGTEIDVTLNAFHAFASSLLVSVWLSIPLSTMVILGMLGRVSRELDDVMKIDGTGDVATSNILFGEIRYLLIPYFLFQLARSMKEFTSVFLMTGNGPLLPEGFTPQTLTGSTTFLGIVLFRKFNTAKDYGLLSAYAVFVGIFAIIWILGALFSRSEVPRRHRQVLFLSSAAHVFLGLLTGWNWYIIPIVTGYAILPLIIPRFKKSFRRLVGILLMYEVMLSIFSVAQSGISGIIPASLLSVPLILFSLRYRLPQFDFSVPEWLKRVLVTVCLLPTAVVVLYILFLSFASDSSILPSLTMPTLSNYSRVLSDGLLSNIFNTIGVSFWAFVMVLLAGIPFSYLLATKRTPFVNGIAAVILFGSLYTGMHTLLPMYFVFERLGITDSLFGVGMVVCIQSLPLTILLLGSFFSSIPKELREVSLIEGLSEIGYFLRIVIPLSLPVIGGLLTYVLVSSFNSFSMPLILLNSQELMPFSLKIYGYVGEVRSFYTSWNLFGAASIIGILPLLLFFRSSLKLIYSSNLRDQGIEYD
- the surE gene encoding 5'/3'-nucleotidase SurE — translated: MKILLTNDDGIQATGIRSLAKRLSRSHEVTIFAPESNRSGVSHSITWLTPVRIRETNTIENVSSFCTSGTPADCVIAATTIKGINSFDLVVSGINHGQNLGVDIRYSGTLSAALEARTQGIPAMAISIVSEENADFIAAVDFSENFVREYNWNKLPRHTVLNVNVPAIPRDKIRGISCTRPGGLIKRRWFDKKVNEWGEEEFWMQKEILHDSHEEDLDYVNVNKGFISVSPIDFFGSCEESFRLSLEEDLKIFEAHWLNKGNEKFSMASFEK